A window of Hevea brasiliensis isolate MT/VB/25A 57/8 chromosome 14, ASM3005281v1, whole genome shotgun sequence contains these coding sequences:
- the LOC131173015 gene encoding uncharacterized protein LOC131173015 encodes MEMYDDERWARGAASDLRKLVKVINLTEDIVIKVLIRIISRVLSLQLAIGHINLELVRDVSRGHMQGMLGITRLALSLLPLFVIIVVSHIRALVIGSLEHALVVDSWDTVDRTVLLVRQLRVLVKQHILLPLEFNQPQDSGRNQGFGARGQGGRGSGGRGFAQTQGQTSGGRSQARVFALTQQDAQASNAVVTGTLPICSFDARVLFDPGSSHSFVSPYFSMRFSTPPTLLEYPLSVSTPMGDAIDTDMVYRGCIVHIGDRELAADLVSLDMFEFDVILGMDWLATYHVSLDCHNKVVLFKIPGEAEFQFQGDRSIASSNLISVVSARRLLRKRCKGYLAYVRDVQVEGAGLENVAVVKEFPDVFPEDLSGLPPEREVEFGIDLVPGTEPISMPPYRMAPAELKELKEQLQDLLDKGFIRPSVSPWGAPVLFVRKKDGSLRMCIDYRQLNKVTVRNKYPLSRIDDLFDQLQGAKYFSKIDLRSGYHQLRVKKEDILKTAFRTRYGHYEFLVMSFGLTNAPAAFMDLMNRVFKLFLDQFVIVFIDDILVYSKSKEEHEQHLRIVLQTL; translated from the coding sequence atggagatgtatgatgatgaacGTTGGGCTCGTGGAGCGGCAAGCGATTTAAGAAAGTTAGTCAAGGTAATCAATTTAACAGAGGACATAGTCATCAAGGTTCTTATCAGGATAATAAGCAGGGTTCTCAGTCTACAGTTGGCAATAGGGCACATCAATCTGGAGTTGGTCAGGGACGTGAGCAGAGGACACATGCAGGGAATGCTCGGTATAACCAGATTAGCACTGAGCCTATTACCACTCTTTGTCATCATTGTGGTAAGCCACATAAGGGCACTTGTCATTGGGTCACTGGAGCATGCTTTGGTTGTGGACAGCTGGGACACCGTAGACAGGACTGTCCTACTAGTGAGACAACTCAGGGTGCTGGTCAAGCAACACATTCTGCTCCCTCTCGAGTTCAACCAGCCACAAGATAGTGGTAGAAATCAGGGTTTTGGTGCTCGTGGACAGGGTGGTAGAGGTTCTGGTGGTAGAGGATTTGCTCAAACTCAGGGACAGACATCTGGTGGTAGAAGTCAAGCTAGAGTTTTTGCTTTGACTCAGCAGGATGCTCAGGCATCTAATGCAGTAGTGACAGGTACACTTCCTATTTGCTCATTTGATGCTAGAGTACTGTTTGATCCTGGTTCCagtcattcctttgtttctccatacttttccatgagatttagtacaccacctactttgttagagtatcctttatctgtatcaacacctatgggggatgcaatagacactgatatggtgtataggggatgtatagttcacattggagatagggaattagctgcagatcttgtttctttggatatgtttgagtttgatgtgattttaggcatggattggttagccacttatcacgtttcattggattgtcataataaagttgtactctttaaaattcctggggaggcagaatttcaatttcagggagatcgcagtatagcctctagtaatcttatctctgtagtgagtgctagacgattattgcgaaagaggtgtaaagggtatctagcttatgttagagatgttcaggtagaaggtgcaggtttggagaatgttgcagtggttaaagagtttcctgatgtgtttccagaagatttatcaggtttacccccggagcgagaggtagagtttggtatagacttagttcctggaactgagcccatatctatgccaccttatcgtatggcacccgcagaacttaaggagttgaaggagcaactacaggacctactagataaggggtttattcgccctagtgtttctccatggggtgctcctgtgttatttgtacggaagaaggatgggtctttgagaatgtgcattgattataggcaattgaataaggtaactgtgcgtaataagtatcctctttcacgcatagatgacctgtttgaccaacttcaaggtgcaaagtatttttccaagattgatcttcgatctgggtatcatcaattgagggtcaagaaagaagacatactcaagacggcctttaggactaggtatggacactatgaatttcttgtaatgtcttttggtcttaccaatgctccggccgcttttatggatctcatgaatagagttttcaagcttttcttagatcaatttgttatagtgttcatcgatgacattctagtgtactcaaagagtaaggaggagcatgagcagcatttgagaattgtccttcagactttatga